One genomic region from Tripterygium wilfordii isolate XIE 37 chromosome 20, ASM1340144v1, whole genome shotgun sequence encodes:
- the LOC119986605 gene encoding 14 kDa proline-rich protein DC2.15-like, which produces MGSKALASTTLLLSLNLLFFTLVSSNHVPCPPPPTHKHHSPPPASKGKCPLDTLKLGVCADILGLVNVVIGSPPVKPCCSLIQGIADLEAALCLCTAIKANVLGINLNVPVSLSLILNTCGKKVPSDFQCA; this is translated from the coding sequence ATGGGTTCAAAGGCTTTAGCATCAACCACCCTCCTCCTCTCCCTTAACCTCCTATTCTTCACATTGGTCAGCTCAAACCATGTCCCATGCCCACCACCACCAACCCACAAACACCATTCCCCACCACCAGCTTCCAAGGGCAAGTGTCCTCTTGATACCCTAAAATTGGGCGTTTGTGCAGATATTCTTGGGTTGGTTAACGTTGTGATTGGATCTCCACCGGTGAAGCCTTGCTGCAGTCTCATCCAGGGTATTGCTGACCTTGAAGCTGCACTTTGTCTTTGCACTGCCATTAAGGCTAATGTTTTGGGTATCAACCTCAATGTTCCTGTTTCATTGAGCTTGATCCTCAATACTTGTGGAAAGAAGGTTCCCTCTGACTTCCAGTGTGCATAG
- the LOC119986597 gene encoding 36.4 kDa proline-rich protein-like, giving the protein MGSSKFTAFFFVCMFLMLISLPPIYACGSCTQPHPPPHYHPPSHPTHPKPPHHGGGPNKPPGILPPIVNPPPSTTYPPYTPGPPSGGGGGGGGGGGGGGGGGGGGGGGGSVPGIPPPAAPTTCPIDALKLGACVDLLGGLVHIGIGDPVKNVCCPVIQGLLELEAAICLCTALRIKLLNLNIFIPLALQVLITCDKNPPPNFVCPPL; this is encoded by the coding sequence ATGGGTTCATCAAAGTTTACAGCTTTCTTCTTCGTCTGCATGTTTTTGATGCTAATTTCATTGCCACCGATTTATGCTTGTGGCTCTTGCACTCAACCACATCCACCACCACACTACCACCCGCCGTCTCACCCGACCCACCCAAAACCACCACACCATGGAGGAGGACCTAATAAACCTCCAGGAATACTACCTCCTATAGTAAACCCACCTCCTTCTACAACCTACCCACCTTACACTCCAGGCCCTCCttccggtggtggtggtggaggcggtggtggtggaggaggaggtggcggaggcggtggaggaggaggaggaggaggaagtgtTCCGGGGATTCCTCCACCTGCTGCTCCGACAACATGTCCAATTGATGCCCTAAAGCTTGGAGCTTGTGTTGATTTGCTTGGAGGGTTGGTGCATATTGGGATTGGAGATCCAGTCAAGAATGTTTGTTGTCCAGTGATTCAAGGGTTGCTTGAGCTTGAAGCAGCCATTTGTCTTTGCACTGCTTTGAGGATTAAGTTGCTTAACCTTAATATCTTCATTCCTCTTGCCCTTCAAGTCCTAATTACTTGTGACAAGAATCCTCCTCCCAATTTTGTATGCCCTCCTCTTTGA